One segment of Agromyces albus DNA contains the following:
- a CDS encoding extracellular solute-binding protein → MNNRIRVAVAVVAAGALLASLAACSSPSSDESAPLQFVLSGDGTQGGGYQKMADKYFEETGTKVEIVDVPGDDLTTRLRNSAQANDLPNIAAAANVDPLWKDQLLDLSSIAKDDKVLPTLTVEDPADGKVKALPSSLTSVGMFINKDLWDKAGVSYPTDVSQTWTWDEFVAKAKQVQTATGAQYGLTMDPSAHRLRSFLYEFGSQGVVQDGDSISFDDEGRTALEYFKGMNDDGFMPKSVWTAGEDASATFKSGQVAAYYSGVWQIADFQANITEFAWASVPTPQQPVKATNYGAASWIVGFSGQGKDEETEKFISWLYSPENYTEYCEIAGCLPSVSGLTVNYPKDADAFALYNAEIAASPAVSAVQTTDQLRQGYEGKSMDVEPLKDETVRYLSGEQTIDQTVDAIIASTKAGLR, encoded by the coding sequence GTGAACAACCGAATTCGCGTCGCCGTGGCCGTTGTCGCTGCCGGTGCGCTGCTGGCATCCCTGGCCGCGTGCTCCTCCCCGTCATCCGACGAGTCAGCTCCACTGCAGTTCGTGCTCTCAGGAGACGGAACGCAGGGAGGCGGCTACCAGAAGATGGCCGACAAGTACTTCGAAGAAACCGGGACCAAGGTCGAGATCGTGGATGTGCCCGGCGACGACCTCACCACACGCCTGCGGAACAGCGCCCAGGCGAACGACTTGCCGAACATCGCCGCCGCGGCGAACGTCGACCCGCTGTGGAAGGACCAGCTCCTCGACCTCTCGAGCATCGCCAAGGACGACAAGGTGCTGCCCACGCTCACCGTCGAAGACCCGGCGGACGGCAAGGTCAAGGCGCTCCCCTCGAGCCTCACGTCGGTGGGAATGTTCATCAACAAGGACCTGTGGGACAAGGCAGGAGTGAGCTACCCGACCGATGTGAGCCAGACCTGGACCTGGGACGAGTTCGTGGCCAAGGCCAAGCAGGTGCAGACTGCGACCGGAGCGCAGTACGGACTCACGATGGACCCATCGGCGCACCGCCTTCGTTCCTTCCTCTACGAGTTCGGCAGCCAGGGAGTCGTGCAGGACGGTGACTCCATCTCGTTCGATGACGAGGGCAGGACGGCGCTCGAGTACTTCAAGGGAATGAACGACGACGGCTTCATGCCCAAGTCCGTCTGGACCGCCGGCGAGGACGCGAGTGCGACGTTCAAGAGCGGACAGGTTGCCGCCTACTACTCGGGTGTCTGGCAGATCGCCGACTTCCAGGCGAACATCACCGAATTCGCGTGGGCATCGGTTCCGACCCCGCAGCAGCCGGTCAAGGCGACCAACTACGGCGCGGCGTCCTGGATCGTGGGCTTCAGCGGGCAGGGCAAGGACGAGGAGACCGAGAAGTTCATCTCCTGGCTCTACTCGCCTGAGAACTACACCGAGTACTGCGAGATCGCCGGATGCCTGCCCTCCGTGAGCGGCCTCACCGTGAACTACCCCAAGGACGCGGACGCGTTCGCCCTGTACAACGCGGAGATCGCTGCATCTCCGGCCGTCTCGGCCGTGCAGACGACGGACCAGCTGCGTCAGGGCTACGAAGGCAAGAGCATGGACGTCGAACCTCTGAAGGACGAGACGGTCAGGTACCTCAGTGGCGAGCAGACGATCGACCAGACGGTCGACGCGATCATCGCGTCGACGAAGGCCGGGCTCCGCTGA
- a CDS encoding carbohydrate ABC transporter permease encodes MTSTMQSVVSPEAADSSVLSGTDFTPSPRRRPRRRYRLTPLLLSAGVIVLFALFFLWPGVLGLAYSFTSYRGFGPMTFIGLDNYTRLASDPTFYAALGRTFIYTAFSVPLGYALSLALAVALTNLRARGKTAARIIFFLPWLVSPIVTGVIWRWMFGENFGFVNFVITSLGGGAVPWSSDANLSLMVVILASSWAGAAFNMLLFIAAINNVPTSYYEAAQLDGANAWQRFVSITLPGIAPTSVLVVLLMTLGQMKEFAMIQALNNGGPGTANQLIVQYIYKTGFGQSDVGYASAASMVLLVILMIIALVQIAISRKANS; translated from the coding sequence ATGACCAGCACGATGCAGAGCGTCGTCAGCCCCGAGGCCGCGGATTCGTCGGTTCTGAGCGGCACCGACTTCACGCCCTCTCCTCGACGCCGACCTCGACGCCGATACCGGCTCACCCCGCTGCTGCTCTCGGCCGGAGTCATCGTGCTCTTCGCGCTGTTCTTCCTGTGGCCGGGCGTTCTCGGGCTCGCCTACTCGTTCACCTCGTACCGCGGCTTCGGACCGATGACCTTCATCGGCCTCGACAACTACACCAGGCTCGCCAGCGACCCGACGTTCTACGCGGCGCTCGGACGCACGTTCATCTACACGGCCTTCTCCGTTCCCCTCGGCTACGCCCTGTCCCTCGCCCTCGCGGTGGCCCTGACCAACCTCAGGGCCCGCGGGAAGACGGCGGCCCGCATCATCTTCTTCCTGCCGTGGCTGGTGTCGCCCATCGTCACCGGGGTCATCTGGCGCTGGATGTTCGGTGAGAACTTCGGCTTCGTGAACTTCGTGATTACCTCGCTCGGCGGTGGTGCGGTGCCGTGGTCGTCTGACGCGAATCTCTCGCTCATGGTGGTGATCCTGGCGTCGTCGTGGGCCGGCGCCGCCTTCAACATGCTCCTGTTCATCGCGGCCATCAACAACGTGCCGACCTCCTACTACGAGGCCGCCCAGCTCGACGGCGCCAACGCCTGGCAGCGTTTCGTCTCGATCACGCTTCCAGGCATCGCCCCGACATCCGTTCTCGTCGTCCTGTTGATGACCCTGGGTCAGATGAAGGAGTTCGCGATGATCCAGGCACTGAACAACGGTGGCCCGGGCACCGCGAACCAGTTGATCGTGCAGTACATCTACAAGACCGGCTTCGGCCAGTCGGACGTGGGCTACGCAAGCGCGGCCTCGATGGTTCTCCTCGTAATCCTCATGATCATCGCGCTCGTCCAGATCGCGATCAGCCGGAAGGCCAATTCGTAA
- a CDS encoding carbohydrate ABC transporter permease — translation MLWVLAILIAFPLLWFLLSSFKGGGELFTYPLSFLPREWTADGYARAWERLDFVRYFGNTMLVAGVTTVLTVFFCATAGYALAKYRAPWLSVLALCILSMTMLPGEVILNPTFTVVRDLGFYNSLLGVILPSILTPTGVFMFRQFFITVPDELLDAARMDGARELTIFFRIMLPLARPIMLTLGIISFQWRWNDYIFPLIILSDPKNFTLQIALRTLIGAQNIDWVILLAASVISMIPLVLLYLVFQKYITSSDISTGLRD, via the coding sequence ATGCTCTGGGTCCTGGCCATCCTCATCGCCTTCCCGCTGCTGTGGTTCCTCCTCTCGTCGTTCAAGGGGGGAGGCGAGCTCTTCACCTATCCGCTCTCCTTCCTGCCCAGGGAGTGGACAGCCGACGGCTATGCGCGGGCCTGGGAACGACTCGACTTCGTGCGCTACTTCGGCAACACGATGCTCGTGGCGGGCGTCACCACTGTTCTCACGGTCTTCTTCTGCGCGACGGCGGGCTACGCCCTGGCCAAGTACCGCGCCCCCTGGCTGTCGGTGCTCGCACTCTGCATCCTGTCGATGACGATGCTGCCCGGCGAGGTCATCCTGAACCCGACCTTCACCGTGGTGCGCGACCTGGGCTTCTACAACTCGCTCCTCGGAGTGATCCTGCCCTCGATCCTCACGCCCACCGGCGTGTTCATGTTCCGGCAGTTCTTCATCACGGTTCCCGACGAACTGCTCGACGCGGCGAGAATGGACGGGGCGAGGGAACTCACGATCTTCTTCCGGATCATGCTGCCGCTGGCCCGCCCCATCATGCTGACGCTCGGGATCATCTCGTTCCAGTGGCGTTGGAACGACTACATCTTCCCGCTCATCATCTTGAGCGATCCGAAGAACTTCACCTTGCAGATCGCCCTGCGCACGTTGATCGGCGCCCAGAACATCGACTGGGTGATCCTCCTCGCCGCGTCGGTCATTTCGATGATCCCGCTCGTTCTGCTCTATCTCGTGTTCCAGAAATACATCACGAGCTCGGACATCAGCACGGGCCTGCGCGACTGA
- a CDS encoding alpha-mannosidase → MHRDREKTAGRVDRFLSESLPPAIVAESSPLEVGMWTAPGEPVPFAEARQASYIASGLGTEWGEAWGTTWFHLVGAVPAHWPAGQQRYRPELSLDLGFSQSKPGFQCEGLVRTPAGRAVKGLEPRNHHVNLDSSPGEAIEFYVEAASNPDLSGGDDFSSPLAFAPTPFGDRLTAPSGTLYTLGRLELRLVDVELESLERELRILRGLMAELDGADPRRVTILVALDRALDALDPDDLAGTVSAARAMLEPVLAAPAAHSAHRIVATGHAHIDSAWLWPTRETVRKCIRTFSNVLDLMDRDPELNFTCSSAQQYAWVREADPELFSRLAERVHEGRFVPVGNMWVESDVTMPSGESLARQLLEGGRFFQKEFGRVADVGWLPDSFGYSGALPQLLRQAGLRWFFTQKMSWNETNAMPHHSFLWEGIDGSRIFTHFPPVNTYSGDMRPTELARDSRNFSDHGVATTSLMPFGYGDGGGGPTRDMMASGRLQSDLEGSPRLRFATAHDFFVDAEAEYTDPPVWSGEMYLEFHRGIFTSQARTKRGNRRNERLLAEAETWASAAALLTGAPYPGEELDELWRAVLLLQFHDILPGTAIAWVHREAEASHAETTERAERIIETALRQLTGEGTHRIAVNAAPVVVRGIPARTGVLLDAEPAIDSALGRSEVNVRDDDGRIVLENDLVSVVVDSDGTITSMLDKTSGRDLIDEGCPANLLQLHRDEPNQWDAWDLDASYRATVRDLRDGTVSRDGDAVIVRHEFGASGIVQRIELDGAEPTVRIRTEIDWHERRKLLKLAFPLDVHAAAASYETQFGHISRAVHANTSWDAARYEVCAHRWVHVGEPGFGAAISNDGVYGHDVTRQVTDGRVLTVVRQSLLRAPRFPDPEADQGLHSITSTLTVAPGISDAIRAGRAADAPSRVVRGARVPQPLVSALPPTFAGTTSVIAETIKLAADGSGDVIVRLYESEGRRAAVVVAAAFPAASCTLVDLLERPKEGTEPRPEHSGGEIHLELRPFEIVTLRIRPTDEIRAKEGA, encoded by the coding sequence ATGCATCGTGATCGAGAGAAGACTGCCGGTCGCGTCGATCGGTTCCTCAGCGAATCGCTGCCGCCGGCGATCGTCGCAGAATCGTCGCCCCTCGAGGTCGGCATGTGGACGGCCCCCGGCGAACCCGTTCCATTCGCCGAGGCGAGGCAGGCGTCGTATATCGCCTCGGGTCTGGGCACCGAGTGGGGCGAGGCGTGGGGAACGACCTGGTTCCACCTCGTCGGCGCGGTTCCCGCGCACTGGCCGGCTGGGCAGCAGCGCTACCGCCCGGAGCTCTCCCTCGACCTGGGTTTCTCGCAATCCAAGCCCGGTTTCCAGTGCGAGGGACTCGTGCGCACCCCAGCCGGACGCGCGGTCAAGGGGCTGGAGCCGCGTAACCACCACGTGAACCTCGACTCGTCGCCCGGTGAGGCGATCGAGTTCTACGTGGAGGCGGCATCCAACCCCGATCTCTCTGGTGGCGACGACTTCTCCAGCCCGCTCGCCTTCGCTCCCACGCCGTTCGGCGACAGGCTCACAGCCCCCTCAGGAACCCTGTACACACTGGGTCGCCTCGAGCTGCGGCTGGTCGACGTCGAGCTCGAATCGCTCGAGCGCGAACTCCGCATCCTGCGCGGTCTGATGGCCGAGCTCGACGGAGCCGACCCTCGACGAGTGACGATCCTGGTGGCCCTCGACCGGGCGCTCGACGCCCTCGATCCGGATGACCTCGCCGGCACGGTCTCCGCCGCCCGCGCGATGCTCGAGCCGGTGCTCGCTGCACCGGCCGCCCACTCAGCCCACCGGATCGTGGCGACCGGCCATGCCCACATCGATTCCGCGTGGCTCTGGCCGACTCGGGAGACCGTGCGCAAGTGCATCCGCACGTTCTCCAACGTGCTCGACCTGATGGACCGCGATCCGGAACTGAATTTCACCTGCTCGTCGGCACAGCAGTACGCCTGGGTGCGAGAAGCGGATCCCGAGCTGTTCTCCCGGCTCGCCGAGCGCGTGCACGAGGGACGCTTCGTTCCGGTCGGCAACATGTGGGTCGAATCCGATGTGACGATGCCGAGCGGCGAATCGCTCGCCCGCCAGCTGCTCGAGGGAGGGCGATTCTTCCAGAAGGAGTTCGGCCGGGTCGCCGACGTGGGCTGGCTCCCCGACTCGTTCGGCTACTCGGGGGCCCTTCCGCAGCTGCTTCGCCAGGCCGGGCTGCGCTGGTTCTTCACCCAGAAGATGAGTTGGAACGAGACCAACGCGATGCCGCACCACTCGTTCCTCTGGGAGGGAATCGATGGATCACGCATCTTCACCCACTTTCCACCCGTGAACACCTACAGCGGCGACATGCGCCCCACGGAGCTCGCGCGCGACTCCCGCAACTTCAGCGACCACGGAGTGGCGACCACCTCACTGATGCCCTTCGGCTACGGTGACGGCGGCGGAGGTCCCACACGCGACATGATGGCCTCTGGCCGTCTTCAGTCCGACCTCGAGGGATCCCCGCGGCTGCGCTTCGCCACGGCGCACGACTTCTTCGTCGACGCCGAGGCCGAATACACCGACCCTCCCGTGTGGTCTGGCGAGATGTACCTCGAGTTCCACCGGGGCATCTTCACGTCGCAGGCGCGCACCAAGCGCGGAAACCGTCGGAACGAGCGGCTGCTCGCCGAGGCGGAGACCTGGGCCTCGGCGGCAGCCCTGCTGACCGGAGCGCCCTATCCCGGCGAGGAGCTCGACGAACTGTGGCGGGCCGTGCTCCTGCTGCAGTTCCACGACATCCTTCCCGGCACGGCGATCGCCTGGGTGCACCGCGAGGCCGAGGCGAGCCACGCCGAGACCACCGAGCGGGCCGAGAGGATCATCGAGACGGCCCTGCGACAGCTGACGGGCGAGGGCACCCACCGGATCGCCGTGAACGCCGCCCCCGTCGTCGTGCGGGGCATTCCCGCACGAACGGGCGTGCTTCTCGACGCCGAACCGGCCATCGATTCCGCTCTGGGCCGCTCCGAGGTGAACGTGCGCGACGACGATGGGCGCATCGTGCTCGAGAACGACCTCGTCTCCGTGGTCGTCGACAGCGACGGCACGATCACCAGCATGCTCGACAAGACGAGCGGTCGTGACCTGATCGACGAGGGGTGCCCGGCCAATCTGCTGCAGCTGCACAGGGACGAGCCGAACCAGTGGGACGCCTGGGACCTCGACGCCTCGTATCGCGCCACCGTGCGCGACCTCCGCGACGGAACCGTGTCACGAGACGGTGACGCCGTGATCGTTCGGCACGAGTTCGGCGCGAGCGGCATCGTGCAGCGGATCGAGCTCGATGGTGCCGAGCCGACCGTGCGCATCCGCACCGAGATCGACTGGCACGAGCGTCGCAAGCTACTCAAGCTCGCCTTTCCGCTCGATGTGCACGCGGCGGCGGCCTCCTACGAGACGCAGTTCGGTCACATCTCCCGGGCTGTTCACGCCAACACCTCCTGGGATGCGGCGCGTTACGAGGTCTGCGCACATCGCTGGGTGCACGTCGGCGAACCGGGTTTCGGGGCGGCCATCTCGAACGATGGCGTCTACGGCCACGACGTGACACGTCAGGTGACCGACGGCAGGGTGCTCACGGTGGTGCGCCAGTCGCTGCTGCGCGCTCCCAGGTTCCCCGACCCCGAGGCCGACCAGGGCCTGCACTCGATCACGAGCACCCTCACGGTGGCCCCCGGGATCTCCGACGCGATTCGCGCGGGTCGGGCAGCGGATGCCCCGAGCCGGGTCGTGCGCGGCGCCCGGGTTCCGCAGCCCCTCGTCAGCGCGCTCCCGCCGACCTTCGCTGGAACGACGTCGGTGATCGCCGAGACGATCAAACTCGCCGCGGACGGCTCGGGCGACGTGATCGTGCGGCTCTACGAGAGCGAAGGACGGCGAGCGGCCGTGGTGGTCGCCGCCGCCTTCCCGGCCGCATCGTGCACGCTCGTCGATCTGCTCGAGCGGCCGAAAGAGGGCACCGAACCCCGGCCTGAGCACTCCGGCGGCGAAATCCACCTGGAACTACGACCGTTCGAGATCGTGACTCTGCGGATCCGTCCAACGGATGAGATCCGCGCGAAGGAAGGCGCCTGA